The Melitaea cinxia chromosome 22, ilMelCinx1.1, whole genome shotgun sequence genome segment TTCGGCTTACTCGGAACACCACGGCTGTTGGCCTTGCGAACACCGGGAGCACTCGGATTGCGAGGCTTCTCACCCCTCGCAACCCTCTCAACCCTCCAGCGGCCGAAGCTCACCCCGCTGGGACGAAGACGACGATGAAGAACGTCACCACATCCTGACGCAAGGTTCAGGATAGAAAGTCCCCCTCCTAACCCGTAATCCCTAGTCCTATTTGACCGGGATTTGAGGCTTTGCTTTGAACGAGCTTAATTACTAACACGTAGTAAAATTCTGTCGATATAAAATCGAGAGTCTCAAATACTGTTCAAAATGCTTATTAGTTATTGAGTAGGTCATGTCCAGGCTAGTTGtaaaaggtatttaattagcGCTAGCGCTACCTGTGCGATATATCGGTTGTAGTAGTCGAGGCAGTGGTTGcgagtttaataaattaaaaacgtttttttttttttgcaaaagtgttatgaatattttaacagGTGGCGCTGGACGTTTTGGTAAATATTGAAAGCGCCATCCTGAATTTTATTGTctcatacatatgtattattatgaaataatgtaaACGTGATATTCGAGtataatttgaactttattggaTTGTTTGAAGTTTAGGGTGACGCtgtaattcaaattatttaggTGATCGAATGAAGGAAACAATGTTCTTACACAAACCACTTTGTGAATGTTGCTTTTGACGGCTACCGGTTAATAacgtttataaatacaaaatatataataaaagtatagcaagttttgtatttataaacagATAATAAGAAGGCGATATAACTGATTCctctgtaatattattttgtcagtatttgttttttatataattctccgtacatatgtacctacattaaaaaaataaggcttcaattttttttccctactatttttatttgctatgtctgtaatattttttgttgcagTTATTTTTACGTGATTTTAATAATGTGACTTGTACCACTTTGCCAAGTTACTCGCTATATATTATCgcgttatatacatataatttatcgCGTTTATTTATGATGcatataaagatacattttCTCGATAGtaacattattacaatattaaggaacataattatgttaaataatatttaattttaataaatgatagccaaacacacatacataataaattatcgAAGCAAGCCAGTTTTTAAGTTCATATAATATCGGTAAACTTGgtttactaaataaaacataatataataatttagtacaaTACATActgctttaaattaaaaaaaaaaaatagtaataaagaaattaacCTGCCAGACTTTTTTTTACCATTACATGTTGTGTACATTTAGaagtgttttatatattattaaattaatattgatgtACGTCGACATTAGATTAGCGTTcgttagtttaatttttttttataatgtttgatCTGTATGAGTGCatgttttattaatgtattatatgCATGTTTTTATAACATCATCTGTCAAATTTGAGAGTTTGCATGTAATATTTACAGattatcttatttaaaataaaataaaaaataagttttgtcTCTGACTTGACGGATgatgtaacttttttttgtgtattaataGTGATAATGTCGTAATATAATGTATGATGTATGCATGCGTGTGCCCTTAGGATTAGTTATTATAAGGTGTACTTTTcactgtatgtttttttttcgcttctttttattttcgtcctgtttttatttaagcacttacccaaaaaaaaattgctacccAACACACTTTATAAtgtcttttcttttaaaaacatcTCATAGATTTTCTTCTTAAATTCCTAAATTTATTCTATACGCACATTCTTTgaaaaatcattatatttttcattaatttatccGTGAGGTgctatgaaaatttataaattattgaaactGTTATCGTATTGTTTTCTCTGTCACAGATAgtaaaaaaagctattttttttattgtataatagtAGGACAGTAGAAATatttcttagattttttttttcaatattaaatatattatctgtGGCAAAAAACGACACGCGTCCATATGTGGATCAACATTGTTATAATAGGGCCTGGTGAGCAATACAGTGTACTCTTCCTTCTAGTACTTCTAGTTATTTTCTGgtttcttttataaaagtatatttaatctatttaaataaaatattcgttaaaatAACAATCgaaagcaaattaaaaaaaaaaattctaagtaAAGATGATCAggagttttttttctttttttttgtgtctaattaaaaatatttcctttGCACTTACACCCTTTTGCTTGTCGGTTGCTCAATTATCAATGTTGATTCATATGAAGAATTAATGATCAAGTTTAAtgagatattaataaatttcgtTGTGTCTATATAGGCGACCTGCCCACCTACTTGACTCGTTTCCAATGGGACATGGCGAAGTATCCTATCAAACAGAGCCTCCGCAACATCGCCGATATTATCAGTAAAcaggtataataaaatatctattgaAATATAGTCAATATGGTATAAGATATTTTTGACTATCCACTACATACGACTTTCGATGACGATTTCATCTTCAATTTATTTAAggctgtaaattaaaaaatgtatgctGCCAACCATTTCATtggtgttaattattttatttggcaTCTAATGTCTTTaaccttaattaaaaactatttaacttATCTTAGAAAAACTCTTAACTTACAAACCTTAACAAAAAACTTCTTAACTAAAGCATGTATCTCAGTTTCTGTTATTTTGTAAATCTAAgtctatattttacattttcatgGGATATTTAAAAAGACTAGACTTCTAGACTTCTTCCCCTACACGAAAATGAGGTCTTCGCCAAGCTGTTTGACGTTACGGGCATCGGTCAATCAATCGTTGTTTctagttttaaatacaaataatcgAGATGTCCAATCATTATTACACACCCAACGATATTATAACAAATCAAAGAATTTCATTGAGGTAGGGAACAGAAGAAAATATCatgctcgaaatctggagcagcccgacaaagaaagtacctcgatcttGTATCGtggtcctgtggtgagtaaggtgttcAGAGCACCTGGGGAGGGTTGGAGGTAGGGTCaatcggcaacgcgtttgcgatgatTCAGATGTTGCagggtctataagctacggtaattgcttaacATCATAAGGACCgaggcttgtttgccgacccagttgtatattgattaaaaataaataaatatctacacaatacacacacggtcgtctgttcctaaagtaagcaacataatacttgtgttgtaggtaacagccgactggtacatagctacatatttttttcgataatcatacttataaataatacatatataaatacatatttatattacacctagactcggggtgggaacagaatccacaaccctcggagcagaaagcaaggtcactacaaactgcgccaacggcctAGTCAAAGCTAgtcaaatatgtatatattgttttacaaGGGTTATTAACAGCGATGTTGCGCTTACACAGGTGGGACAGATCGATGCAGATTTAAAGGTGAAATCATCAGCCTACAACGCTCTCAAGGGTAACCTACAGAATTTAGAGAAGAAACAGACGTAAGTAATGTAAAATGAAACAATGTTCGAATCGTTTTCAGACTATGAAACTGGGTTTTACATAAAGTATATTATCTATCTTAGACCTTAGGTTTTTGCTATTGCTTTGTTGGAAAAATGCcttttaaaaaacctaatagaatttaaatatttaagttggCAGTATTCGCTATTTTTCTccatcaattaaaaaaaaaaacaattagccCAAAAAATAGACAATAACTCAAAAGAAGAATAGAGAAGAAAAGacgatttcaaatattaaatagtcattatctctatttatttgtattttaaattaccaaatgaaagttaaacacgtaaatttaaaagtaattttaaaattaagtaaaaaaaaaacgacaaaattgaaataaaatctttttatttcagCGGAAGTCTGCTGACACGCAACTTGGCCGATTTGGTCAAAAAGGAACATTTTATTTTGGACAGCGAATATTTGACCACTTTGCTCGTCATCGTACCcaagtaagtaaaaatataaatatttccattcgtatttttttaaatccaaaaTGTAAAATCAGCAAAAATCttagttttaaacatttttgatatgatattcaaaaatgtttagaattcctaatgtgtgggtaatacaaaaataaaatcgtacatcttagttttaattcgtttttaacgaatttattataagaaaattcATAAATGTATGCTTTGACCGTTTAGGTCCATAGTATGTATTTATCTAGTGGCAATAAACATTATACGATTATGGAGTTGCATATGCGTGTTTCCAATATTGGGGTTAAACCTATTTATCATAAAACCTATATagatcaatataaaatatatagtgttGTAATTTGAACGCCTCCGAAAGTGCCGTGCGCAGCGAATACGCTCCTTAGAATCAGGACTTCAACATTAGTACCAATTTTAAATACTGCAAAAAGTATATGATAATTAACCGATCATTAGCTGTGATATGTTACGTATTACTGTTACTACGACTTTCTGCCCTACCATAGGATTTCCCTACCATCAATCGTCTCTACCATCTATACTCCCTCACATCGATAGGCCCTCACACCAATAGTCCCAAACACCGATAGTCCCTCGCACCGAGAGTCCCTCGCACCGACAGCCCCTCGCACCGACAGCCCCTCGCACCGACAGTCCGACAGTCCCTCGCACCGACAGTCCGATAGTCCCTCGCACCGACAGTCCGACAGTCCCTCGCACCGACAGTCCCTTGCACCGACAGTCCGACAGTCCCTCGCACCGACAGTCCGACAGTCCCTCGCACCGACAGTCCGACAGTCCCTCGCACCGACAGTCCCTCGCACCGACAGTCCCTCGCACCGACAGTCCCTCGCACCGACAGTCCGACAGTCCCTCGCACCGACAGTCCCTCGCACCGACAGTCCCTCGCACCGACAGTCCCTCGCACCGACAGTCCGACAGTCCCTCGCACCGACAGTCCCTCGCACCGACAGTCCGACAGTCCCTCGCACCGACAGTCCGACAGTCCCTCGCACCGACAGTCCCTTGCACCGACAGTCCGACAGTCCCTCGCACCGACAGTCCGACAGTCCCTCGCACCGACAGTCCCTTGCACCGACAGTCCGACAGTCCCTCGCACCGACAGTCCGACAGTCCCTCGCACCGACAGTCCGACAGTCCCTCGCACCGACAGTCCCTCGCACCGACAGTCGCTCGCACCGACAGTCCCTAAAATCGATGGTCTCTACCATTCCAACGGTTTATAGTCAATAACCATTTTCTTACCCTGAAAATATATTCCAAGGTCGCTGTTCAACGACTGGAACGCCAACTACGAGAAGATAACCAATATGATCGTGCCTCGCTCCACGCAGCTCATCCATCAAGATAACGACTACGGACTGTTCAGCGTCACTCTGTTCAAGAAGGTCAGTTTTTTCTAAACATTTAACAGCCTCTTTCGTCCGTAGCTGATAAACCTAACTGACGCATAACAGTATACagtagataaaagtttttgaagtaaaacttctttatgcacgcttacATACGCTGATAGAGTGAAAGTGGAAGTGAAGTTTTTacgaagtttcacttcagtcgtctggtctaaagcacacgcattttttggataaatttattgtttttttacaataaaaaactgATCTATACTAtacataatatttctatttaaattatattttaattctcAATAATTTCAATTAGTCTTGAGAGGTTCCATGTACCACAATCGGTCCAAAAGTGACCCATCCTCGAGTAATCTAAGTTGTATGATCCATAAGTGACCGGTGATAactaagtttaatttaaatattaaaaatatttggtctTACGGTAATTCTATTTGAAATTTccgttattactattattttgtaattatttttaatttaaaattgatcggtagtttgaaaaatttgaaaaaaatagctTCTCTCTCTGTAATCACTATTATTCAATTTGTTTTGCTTGTTTTTGAAAGGGGCATCCACGACtcatactttattataattatgttaaataatcaTTGAAAACTGTTttggtaataatttttttttttgttttttttttctccatcAAAATCAATCCTCCCACGATCCACTCGCGATCCAAAATGAACCGGTGTTCAGTTAGTTCTAAATTGATCCTCGAGTAACCTCCGTGATCCACCAGTGGATTATAAAACCCATATTGACTCATGATCTTAGATCATAAACCCTATATTGGCCCATGTCCCCATGTCGCAGGTGGTAGACGAGTTCAAGCTGCACGCCCGTGAACGCAAGTTCATAGTTCGCGAGTTCTCTTACAACGAGGCCGATCTCGCCGCCGGCAAAAACGAGATCACTAAACTCGTTACTGACAAGAAGAAGCAATTTGTAAGtgtttcgtgttttttttttttaaggaatttCGTATGCTAACTGTTACTGTTACTATTCACCCATCCATAAAATACGTCAAACGTCACGGGGGTCGACGAAGTGTGACAAGTGGTAGGGGTCCAAAATTTTATGACAACAAATTTCTATGTACCTATAATTGTGAGTATTAAAACAAACAAGGTAGGCGTCTTATAAATGTGACAAACTGTGACAAGAATGGGGGTGGGGTAAATAACAAATttgtgtgacgtaatttatggatgactCTTTAAAGAGGTTAAATTtactacaataattgtgtttgctcgcaaacggaaaaaaaccgacttcaattacatcgacaagtaatacaacgtagatcgacgaaaaaatagtcaagcaactacgcgttatcaaagattactcaaaaagtagttatcagatctcaataaaatttatatgtgaccacatgataaacatcagctttcgattaaattaaaaattatcaaaatcggtacacccagtaaaaagttattgcggattttcgagagtttccctcgatttatctgggatcccatcatcagatcctggtttccttatcatggtaccaaactagggatttctcctttccaacaaaaaaagaattatcaaaatcggtacatccagtagaaagttatgcggtataatacaacgtaggtcgacgaaaaaagcgtcaagtaaaaacgcattattagatataactcgaaaagtagttgttagatctcaaataaatttaaatgggaccaattggcacataccacctttcaattaaaacaaaatttgtcgaaatcggtatacgcggtcaaaagttctgatgtaacatacattaaaaaaaaatacagtcgaattgagaacctcctccttttttggaaggcgGTTAAAAAGAACCCAATTACCAACGAGAAACCGCCAACATTATCGATTGAAGATaatctttgaaatatttatgacaTGTCAACTTTTGCTGAATGTGACATTTGTCCAGTAATAAAACAAtgggtttttttttacaatcagtaatatttatatattactaaaagATGGGggataaaatattttgcagTAGATCTCAGACACacgcttcatttttttttcgttttttttttgtttatattatctaCAGCTAGttggtaataaaaatgttataagtagaaacaataaaattctaaaaaccgacatctgtatgtaataaaaaagagcatctaataaaaatgtaaaaataagatTATTCTGTTAGttgtaaatattcttttaaaaattttgaattccACTTTTCAGGGTCCGCTGGTGCGATGGTTAAAAGTTAACTTCTCTGAGTGTTTCTGCGCTTGGATACACGTGAAGGCTCTTAGAGTGTTCGTCGAGTCGGTTCTAAGGTGAGACAActttatatcgattttttttctagGATGGTGAACAAATGTACAGTTCGTTTGATAGTAAGCGTTgtctatggacgcctgcaacaccagaaatattgccagcgtgttgccgaccttacccccggTCCTTCACTTTAATTATCACAGGAAAGCAACACTACTTCAGAGCAGTGctatttacatacatacttcATTCATTTATCCTGGTTtcatatttaatactattttcatatattttgttaatgctATATACGTTTTactatttttcgtttttaaatgtaaatttaatggTCTGTGTTggccaaagagcaacacggaggggagtcgCCATAGCGTTTTTTgccgatacaaaactgtctgtcattttttgcggggggaaatcgCTGACacgcacactttatctaattcccacacaaaaataatcgtctgtcactacgaaactcacacatactaaattaaaaacacacttacatttttcatacACACATAGACACATACAtaacattctgtgtcattacagtataatgacatgccgcaactacactgacaagttgcttacagccgtggttgtaacaactgtcgatacgcattatcgataaattcaagtattctgttagggaaaaattaggttttttaaagtgataaaaAAGCTAAGGTGTTATTATAAAGatggactttatttattatgtactacaataattatcatgtcaaaaataaactaaattttactGATTTTCAAAATGGattagttttctataaatatgatgaatacatttttgtgggttttcttttttcattaagaAAGAAATGCTTGTGCcggtatatttttcattattaatctcGCCAGTTCCACACTTGAAAGTCAGAGGTATTGAAATGATTTGAGCAAATGACACTATTTCCTTCAATTATTACCAGGTTAgtttgttattacaaaaaaaaaaaaaaaccatgtaTGCCTTAAATTTGGATCTTTAGGAAacttgaaaaaattaatataaaacattatggtcaaagttcatcatcattacagcctatcacagtccattgctggacataggcctccacaagtttacgccaaaaatagcgtgaactcatgtgttttgcccatagtcaccacgctgggcaggcgggttggtgaccgcagggctggcttggtcgcgccgaagacgctgctgcccgtcttcgacctgtgtattgcaaagccagcagttggatggttatcccgccatcggtcggctttataagttccaaggtggtagcggaactgtgttatcccttagtcgcctcttacgacacccacggggagagagggggtggctaaattctttagtaccgtagccacacagtacggtCAAAGTTAACACTAAGTAATTgtagtaaaatgtgttaatactcgTAATTTTTCATCTTTGCATCTCTCAGTTTACAAAATGGAAAACTTGAAATATCGTGTTATTTACGAGTACGAGTTCtactgttacaaaaataaaaattatattattgcatcCGATACTGAGATTAACTACGTCAAAATGTTACAATaccgcggattgttaccgatttttctGAAATGACTCTTAATATTAGTTTTCTacaataaaaaccttttttaggATAATGTCAAGATAATTTtcagtttattataatttttttttaaccaaagaGTTCTGACAGAAAGTCGTACGCCTTACAGATACGGGCTCCCGGTGAACTTCCAGGCGGTCGTGCTGCGGCCGGCCCGCAAGAGCGTCAAGAAGCTGCGCGAGGTGCTGCAGCAGCTGTACGCGCACCTCGACCACTCCGCGCAGACGCACGGCCAGAACGCGCAGGACGTGAgtcacacgcacgcacacacacgcgcacacacacacacacacgcgcgcacacacacacacacacacgcgcacacacacacgcgctcacacacacgcgcacaaacacacgcgcgcacacacacgcgcacaaacacacgcgcacacacacacgcacacacacacgcacacatacacgcacacaTACACGCGCACCCACaaacgcgcacacacacacgcacacacacacgcccgcacccacacacacgcacacgcacacacacacacgcacacatacatgcgcacgcacacatacacgcgcacgcacacacgcgcgcacacacacgcgcacacacacacacacacatacacacgcacacacacatacacagacacacacccacacacacgctcgaaatatttatcaattatataatttgaagtaccgtattaatatacggtactatataatataataatatacggtAATAAACTATATACGGTactattcattaattatattttatcaattcaaTAATATCTGTTTACAGACTGCAGAGTTAGCCGGTCTCGGTTTCGGTCAGTCTGAATATTTCCCGTACGTGTTCTACAAGATCAATATCGACATGGTGGAAAAAGCCTAAAATATTGACAGCATAACGTTTATTTataggtaaatatatttttttaattattggcttatttttataatggcCTTCTGCAAtctttctttgaattttttaaattcctttaAATTTTACTGCTTTACAAATAATCTTTTTCATCTCCTATACGAGAAATAACTATTTAGAAAACTAATCCTAATGTTTGTTGTTTTCAGGTAATATTGTCATGCGAGCTGCTGTATGTTTGTCCGAATATGAGTTAGCAAGCAATAGTTACAATTTatcctaaaaatttaaataaaactttggtTCTATATAAATCAAGATGATGATATTTCtacacttatattttttttctgtacagataattaatttttgtgtgTTACAATAAATGCATGTCTATgctatactatttatatatttaactaaaaaaataagtaattatttatgatgccgttgtagtaaaaaaaaagagctTTGCCGTGCATTCCGTGTGacggaaaatgaaatattttcgtaaacgcaacaatattatttttcagtatTAAAGTTGCGTTGTTATAGAGTAGCCTTATCTTTTTTTGCGACACTGTATAAAATGAATTGTTCAGTAAATTATATTGGAGTTTATGAAAATACTATGTAAATAAGAACATTCCTCATTATAACTTGtgtagtacataataaaatattattcaagttactgtttttacttgttttatttactcTTAATATAGGTAACCCTACCGTTTTATTATTTGACCTCTTTCATGATGGATCAGGAGATCCCTACTTCATTATACTAGGTAGACAGACAAGCGAGAGTCAAAtcatattacatattaatactATGGACTATTTCTGAGCTACACAAACAATCAGTTGAATAAAAGTGGTTAGGCACGAGATTGGTTTGCAACGGAACTTTTTATgactaggtcgtcaaacaaaCTTACGGCCCATCTGATGGTAATTGGTTACCGTAACTCAAGACCAaaaacatcgcaagcgtgtcGCCCTAACTCTGCTCCCCACTAATTGAGAGCAGCGtcatttagctgttatcttctaaGGCGCTTCCCCAGCCGGTCTGCTCTAATATTTGAGAAGGATATGTTCTGTTGTGCCCtacatcatttaaatttaaccgcAGTTGTATgttaaatcttaattaaaagttacaaaTTCTCCCATATACTAAAACATTGTACGTTTGCAATTCACACGGCAGAAattaaacttctgaaaagtcgaaGGAAGGTAGGTCGTTAATATTTGTTCTATTGACGATGATCACGATCTTGTAAAAAAGTAAGCGCCATccaaaacgcgtcgcttacgcgttttaaGCAATAATGTTTTTATCTCATTTTTCCTAAACAtttgtgtttctttctttatcatGATGCATTtccgtttcatcgagtttcaagtCACAACGACGacgaagaagtttcacttcaagaAATGTGACAAACCAGAAATTCCCTAAAAAATGTTTGCGCTAAGTGTAGAACAAGCTTAATCTGCTCCACTGGatgtttaatatcttttttaataagtCATTATCATCGGTAGTTCAAAACTAGTGTCTCGAATTGACTGGTGAGTTGGTGACTTGTTCTCAAGTTACACTGATTAATTATAGCGAAAAAGTAAAAATCTTGGTGTAATATTTGACAGTCACCTCTCATGGACACATCAACGGAGTGAGTTAAGTCGCAAATTATTCGCAGCGGTCGGATCTCTCCGCCGACTTCAATACTTCCTTCCTACGCCTACtaaaattgcgttagcacagtcactcttGCTGCGAATTCTTGATTAAGCTGATACTTGTTACCTggatcttaaagaggagcagttaaataagcttgagcgcctccaaaatctctgcatacggttcatattaattggtcttcgcaaatatgaccatgtctccaATTTTCATGaacaactcaagtggctccctatctgctttcgcaggaatactcacatcctcTCTTTACTTTACTGCGTGCTTTTCCATCCAGATACTCCTCTTTACctaaaaaatcgctttgagtttctctgtgatactcatgaacgttccctctggtcatcttcaaccttaacactcaaaactccttctcatactatttccttttattcaaattcattttctgttaaagctgtacaactttggaactctcttcccCATTCTATAAGGAAGACTCAATCTCTatcctgtttaaaaaaaaatatctaaaggtttattttttgtcactaaatacctaactcttaaatattattaccgcaatatattatgtagtaattGTTTATGTACTATTATCGCATATGTATGAAGTAATATAtgtttagttattatatatatatatataatatgtgtatgtatgtgtatatgtatgtatattgtgtatata includes the following:
- the LOC123664495 gene encoding V-type proton ATPase subunit C, whose product is MSEFWLISAPGDKTCQQTWDTLNNATKSGNLSVNYKFPIPDLKVGTLDQLVGLSDDLGKLDAFVETVTRKVAQYLGEVLEDQRDKLHENLMANNSDLPTYLTRFQWDMAKYPIKQSLRNIADIISKQVGQIDADLKVKSSAYNALKGNLQNLEKKQTGSLLTRNLADLVKKEHFILDSEYLTTLLVIVPKSLFNDWNANYEKITNMIVPRSTQLIHQDNDYGLFSVTLFKKVVDEFKLHARERKFIVREFSYNEADLAAGKNEITKLVTDKKKQFGPLVRWLKVNFSECFCAWIHVKALRVFVESVLRYGLPVNFQAVVLRPARKSVKKLREVLQQLYAHLDHSAQTHGQNAQDTAELAGLGFGQSEYFPYVFYKINIDMVEKA